The DNA sequence GCCCTGACGGCGGTTATATCAAACCGGAAAATATCCAGAACGAACAAGACTACCTGACGGCGCAGGGGGTACAAAAATTCTTTCCTTCCTTGCGGCTGCCCGCTGTCTGGCTTCCCCACGGCATCCTTGGAATTTCCAATTCCCAGCCCATTAAGATCCCGGAGGGTCATTTCGGTCCTTTTGAAGGCCAGATACTCGTAGGCGACCAGGGAATGAGTATGATTTCCAGGGTATTCCTTGAAAAAGTAAACGGTGAATACCAGGGCGCCGCTTTCGCCTTCCGCAGCGGTTTCCGCTCAGGCGTACTTCGCCTGTCATGGGCTCCCGACGGTTCCCTGTTTGCCGGTGAAACCAACCGGGGTTGGGGCTCGGCCGGCGATGCAAATGAAGGCCTGGAGCGCCTGGTATGGAACGGGAAAACCCCTTTCGAAATGAAAGCCGTCCGCGCTATGCCGGATGGATTCGAGATTGAATTCACCATGCCTGCGGACCCGGTATCGGCCGGCGACCTGGCCTCTTATTCTGTAGCCAGCCATACCTATAAATACCATCCTGTTTATGGAAGCCCGCCCGTGGCCCAGGAAACCTGCAAGGTAACAGGCGTGAAACTTTCCGAAGACGGTTTAAAAGCGAGGATCGTCGTTGAAAATCTTCGCCCCCATTTCGTACATACCATCAGCCTGGATGGAGTGCGGGAAAAGGAACATTACTATTCACTTGTTCATCCTACCGCCTATTATACCCTGCATTCCATTCCGGAGGGCAAAAAATTGACGGCGGCTGAAGTAAGCACCAGGGATTCTTCCATCCCCGAAGTGGCAGCGGCTCCGGTAAGCGAACCTGAAAAGGGAAGCGGACCGCAGTCTGTAGGTCAGAACGACGCAAAAGCCGTTTCAACAAAAGAAACCTCCGCAGCGCCGTCTAAAAAAACGACCACAGCTCCGGCAATAAACCCAAAGGAAATCAAAGGCCTGCTGGCAAAGTATACCTGCATTGCCTGCCATAATGCCGACAAACGGCAGGTAGGGCCGGCGTATAAAGATATTGCCGCAAGAAAATACAGCAACGAAGAAATAGTCGAGCTGATCCATAATCCCAAGCCTCAAAACTGGCCGGACTACGCTACGGAAATGCCTCCCATGGCACATGTTCCGAAAGCGGAAGCGCTTAAGATCGCAGCTTATATTAATTCACTTGCAAAGTAGATCCAGCGTCGTTTCAAAGAGACTGGGAGCATAGCAGATGCTCTTATAACCAAACGCCCCGGCACCATTCAGCTGCCGGGGCGTTTTTATTTCTACCCGGCTGCTTTCAGCCAGCCACATTAAAGAGGCAGCCGGAAAGAGGCAGCCGGCGGGCTGGTTCAGGCATTCAATCCTCCGTCAATGGTAAGCGCGGCGCCGGTAATGAACTTCCCTTCATTACTTGCCAGAAAAGCCACCAGCCCGGCAACATCCTCCCCTTTCCCGTATTCCGGAATGGCCATCCGGCTCCGTAGAAAATCCGCTAATTCCGTATTAGCCGGATTCATATCCGTATCGACGGGCCCCGGTTGGACCAGGTTCACGGTGATCCGCTTTGCTCCCAGGTCCCTGGCCAGCCCACGGGTAAATCCCTGCAAAGCTGACTTGCTCATAGTATAAAGGGTAGCTTGCGGACTACCCGCCTGATCAGCCATATTGCTCCCGATGGTAATAATGCGCCCGCCTTCGGCCATGTATCTGATCGAGGCATGCGAGGCCAGGTAAACAGCCCTCACATTAACCGCCATTACATCCTCGTAATCCTCCAGCGAATGCTCTTCAAAGGGCTTCCCGTTATAAACTCCGGCATTGTTTACCAGCAGGTCAATGCGGCCAAATTTTTCGGCGGCACGGCTCACAGCGGCGGTCACCTCTTCCGGACGGCTGCTATCGGCTTTAACGGCCAGGGCTTCCCCCCCGGCGGCATTGATCTCCGACGCAATGGCTTCCGCTTTTTCAGCAGACCGGGAATACGTAAATGCAACGGCCGCACCTTCGGCAGCAAGCCTTTTTACAATCGAAGCGCCGATCCCCCGGCTGCCTCCCATAACTAATGCGGTCTTTTGAACTAATTTTTTCATCCTTATTTATAATTTTTGTCAAAACTAAGGCGTGAACTACTATATTTGGGTGTATCCAATTAATTATCAGGTACTAACAAAAAAGTAAGAAATGCGAAAGGACAGCTCTACCAATACTTTGAATGAAAAACGGATCAATGCAAGCTGCGGCATGGCGTATTCCCTGAAGATAGTTGGAGGACGATGGAAACCGGCTATCCTGTGCCGGATCGCTTACGGGACCATGCGTTACAGCGAGCTTAAAAAATCAATTGAAGGTATTTCCGAACGAATGCTGGTTAACCAGTTACGGGAACTGGAGAACGATCTCGTTATTGAACGGATCGTATATGCAGAGGTACCCCCGCGGGTTGAATACCGGCTTACCGCGCTTGGTGAAACCATGAAGCCCATGCTTGCAGCCATGTCTGATTGGGGGAATCTGCACCGTAATTATTTAAGCGAAGACTAGTGTGTGGATTCTAATGTCCTATCATTTTATTTTTTCCTTAAATTGAGCAAAAATAAAAACCGGCTATTGTCATGAAGATCCTTTCCTTCTTGCTGCTTCTCGTGTTAGCAGGCTGCTTTTCAGGCTGCCGGCAAGAGGAACGGGAAACAGTTTACCGCCCCGGGACCGACCTGCTTGAACAAGCCTACACCACCTTCCGGGAAGAAAGCCTTTCAGAACGGCGGTTCAAACACCAGAATATTGAACCCCTGATCCGAAAAAGGATGGAAGGAAGCAGTTTTCGCGTGGAAGAACTGGGAAAGTCCGTGGAACAAAGGGCCATTTACCAGCTCACCTACGGAAAGGGGCCGGTAAAGGTCATGCTATGGTCGCAAATGCATGGGGACGAAAGTACGGCTACCATGGCCCTTTTCGATCTGTTTAACTTCCTGGAAGGCAGGAACGATGATTTTGACACCCTGCGCAGTCTGCTCGCGGAAAACACCACCCTCTTTTTTATTCCCATGCTGAACCCGGACGGCGCGGAAGCCTTTAAGCGCCGCAATGCCTACGGATTTGACATTAACCGGGACGCGGCCAGAACGGCATCTCCCGAGGCCAGGATCCTGAAACAGGCCAGGGATAACGTAATTCCTGATTTCGGCTTTAACCTGCATGACCAAAGCATTTATTATAATGTGAAGGGCACACCCAAGCCTGCGACGATTTCTGTGCTGGCGCCTGCCTTTGATGAGGAAGTAAACATGAATGAGGTTCGGAAAAGCGCCATGAAAGTGATTGTGGGGATGAACGAACTCCTGCAGCAGTACATTCCAGGGGGCGTTGGCAAGTACGATGATTCTTTTTATCCCACGGCTTTCGGAGATAATTTCCAGAAATGGGGCACCAGTACTATTTTGATTGAATCGGGTGGCTATAATGATGATCCTGAAAAGCAATTCATCCGGAAGTTGAATTTTATGGTCATCCTGAAAGCGTTAACTGACATTGCCACCGGCGCCTACCAGGATTACGGCGAAACGCGTTATTTCGACATCCCCGACAACGATAACCAACTTACTGATCTGCTTATCCGCCACCTGCAGGTGCAGCGGGATAGCGCGGCGTACCTGACGGATATCAGCATCAAACAGGGAAATTCCTCCGTTACCCGGGATGCCAGTTTCATAGAAGATCTGGGCGATCTTTCCGTACTTTACGGTTACGAAGAACTGGATGCAGAGGGCTTTCAATGGCAAGCCGGTAAGCTTTACGAGCAAACCTATGCTTCCGCTGCCGAAATAAACCAGGAAGAAGCGCTCTCCTTATTACGGAAAGGCTATTCCGCCGTGCGTGTTGCTTCGCCGGGCGGTGAAGCGAAAGAGCTTCCCCTGATCATTCTTTACGAAAAGGCCTACAAACCTTCCCGGCCGCAGATCGGCGAAAAAGGCACCTTTTTTATCAGCAAGAACGGACGTCCGCATTACGCGGTCGTCAGGGGGAAGCTGATCAAATTATAAATCCATAAACTTATCTGAATCAATGGCATCAAAAGATTACTCTCGCAGACAATTTGTTAAAGGAATGGCTGTTTCCGCTGCCGGCTTTATGATCCTGCCCCGCCACGTGCTGGGCGGCAAAGGCTTCCTGGCGCCCAGCGACAAGGTAACCGTGGGCATCATCGGAGCAGGCGGCAAAGGGAGGCAAAACACAGGCTCGCTTTTGCAACTGAACGACGTCCAGGTTACCAGTATCGCCGATCCCGCTCCCTACTGGGATCTGAAGGACTTTTATTACAAATCAAAGGCCGGCCGCGGGCCGGTAAAGAAAATGATCGAAGACCATTACCAGGCACAGAACAGTTCTTACCGGATCAGCGAATACCTTGACTTCCGGGAAATGCTCGAAAAGGAATCTTCGCTTGACGCGGTAGTCTGCTCCACTCCCGACAACACCCATGCTTATGTATCGTTAAAAGCCATGCGGGCCGGGAAACATGTGTACTGCGAAAAGCCCCTTACCCATAATATCTGGGAAGCCCGGAAAGTAAAGGAAGTCGCAAAGGAAACGGGACTGGCTACCCAGATGGGAAATTCGCTTCATAGCGGAGAAGGTATCCGCCAGACGGTGGAATACCTTCGCGACGGCGCCATCGGGAAAGTAGAAGAAGCGCATACCTGGGTACCTGCCCAGCGCTGGAACCCCGGCTTGAGCGGCATCCCTGCCAGCCCGGTCCAAAGCGGAGAAGATATCGGCTGGGACCTGTGGCTGGGCCCTACCCCTTTCATGCCCCTGCACCCGGAATACGTGCCGGTTACCTGGCGGGATTTCTGGGCGCTTGGATGCGGCGCCCTTGGCGACTTCGGCTGTCATGACCTGGACGCTTCCGTCTGGGCCTTCAACCTGCATACACCCAAAAGCGTACAGGTATTTCCGGCCGGATACAGCGATGAACACATTGCTCCTTACGGAGAAACCGGCTATTATTATTTTGAAAAAAATGGCGACCAGCCTGATTTTAAGCAGGTCTGGTATTCCGGCGGACTGCAGCCTCCCCGGCCGGAATTGCTTCCAAAGGATGTGGAAATGCCCCACCGGGGCTCGCTCTTTATCGGCAAAAAAGGAATTATCGTTACCGGCGCGGGGGGCTCTAATCCGCAGATCTATCCCGAAAAGAGGCGTGAGCGGTACAATCCGCCAAAGCCGGAAATTCCCCGTTCCAACGGCCATTTCAGGGATTGGATCGATGCAATTAAGGGAGGCCCGGCAGCAAGCGCTAACTTTATTTACGGAGCGCGCCTGACGGAACTTACCCTGCTTGGTGTACTTTCCCTTCGCCTGGGCGGAAAAAAGATCCATTGGGACGGCCCTGACATGAAAGCCATTGGCTTACCCGAAGCAGATAAGTACCTGCGGGAACCGGTCAGGAAGGGATGGGAAATGATTTAAAGATAAAGGAAAACAATGAACTATCGTATGCTCTTTTTGATGATCGCGGGGATCACCGCGTATTTTAACGCTGCCGCCCAGGAGAGGGAAATCATTCACTTATGGAAGGACGTTCCCGGCGAAACCGGTCCCAAAAAACCTCACGAGCTTTCGGATGATACCAGCCGGGACGTAACCAGGATCTCGCGGGTGAGCGACCCCGTACTCCATGTTTACCGGCCTGCGCCCGGAAAGAATCGCGGGGCCGGCATCATTGTCTGCCCCGGCGGAGGTTACTCCATCCTCGCTATTGATCTGGAAGGCCATGAAGTGGCCGCCTGGCTGGCCGATCTGGGCTTTACCGCTTTTGTACTGGAATACCGGGTTCCCAAAAAACCGCTGAACGCCCTGCAGGATTTCCAACGGGCGGTGCGCGTGGTCAGAAGCCGTGCGGAGGAGTGGGGAATACAGTCCGGCAAGGTAGGCGCCATCGGCTTTTCAGCAGGCGGAGACCTGGTAGCGCGGGGCAGCTCCTTTCACGAAAAAAAACTTTACCCGCCGCAGGACAAGGCCGATTCCTTAACAGCAAAACCTTCCTTTTCCCTGCTGATCTACCCGGCTTATCTTGATAAGGGAGAAAACCGCAGCATTACCCCGGACCTGGAGATCGGCAGCGATTACCCGCCGGTATTTCTTTTCGCCACAGCTGACGATTCCCATGGAAACAGCACGCTGGTTATGGCCGGAGCGCTCCGCGACGCGAAAGTGCCGGCAGAGCAGCACCTCTATACCGAAGGCGGGCACGGCTACGGCCTCCGCCCAGGAAACCCTGCCGCTGACGCCTGGCCGGGGCTGGCCGCGAAATGGCTATCGCAGCTTGGGCTTTGAACCGGAATACAATAAGGGCGGCGCGCTGCGCCGGGGCTGGCCTGCCCGGACTCGCTCAGGCGATTCTTGCGGCGCAAGAATCAACATCGCTCGCTGCGGGCCGGCCAGCCCCCGGGCGCAATCCCTCCGCACATCGTGCGATCTCCGGGTTTATGTTTATAATGCATAAGCACACGATTAACCCTTATAAGTAGTTCACATAATATAAGTCGAAAATTGGCTTTATTACCGCTGAATAGCCGTTAATGTACCTGATTTTGTTGTACGCAGGCCAGCGCGCAGGCCAGCGTACAAGGCTTTGATTGCCCGCAGCGAGCGATGTCAATTCGTGCGGCTCCGCCGCACAAATTGCCTGAGCGAGTCCGGGCAATCAAACCAGCACGCGCGCGCCGCGGCCCATTTCACTATTCGCTACCCCGGCGCTATTCACCACCTGACGCTATTCGCCACCCGATGCAATTTGCTCAATAACAGCAATAGCCGCAGCCTGATCTTCCCGCAAGTCATCCTGCGCCTGCAGTTCCTGCCTGGTCTTGTTTAAAATGGTCATGGCGGCGCTCTTGTCCTCGGTTGCACCCAGGCGTTGTACGGTGTAAGTCAGCAAATTGGGCAGGGCAGCTTCCTTTGCAATATCAATAGCCCGCTGGGCATCCAGTTCTACCATCGGTTCCAGGGCGTACCAGACGATAAGGGGAAGATTATGGTCTTCGAAGTCCTCTTCATGTGAACAAAGGTTCTCCAGGATCGTCCAGCATTGGGCCGGATCCATTCGCTGAACAGCAGACGCGATGTACAAACGCACCAGGGCCGACTCATCATTCGCCGCCATTTGTTCCAAACGGGCCACCGCACCGGCAGGCACTTTCTTATCT is a window from the Anseongella ginsenosidimutans genome containing:
- a CDS encoding 3-oxoacyl-ACP reductase family protein, producing MKKLVQKTALVMGGSRGIGASIVKRLAAEGAAVAFTYSRSAEKAEAIASEINAAGGEALAVKADSSRPEEVTAAVSRAAEKFGRIDLLVNNAGVYNGKPFEEHSLEDYEDVMAVNVRAVYLASHASIRYMAEGGRIITIGSNMADQAGSPQATLYTMSKSALQGFTRGLARDLGAKRITVNLVQPGPVDTDMNPANTELADFLRSRMAIPEYGKGEDVAGLVAFLASNEGKFITGAALTIDGGLNA
- a CDS encoding c-type cytochrome — its product is MRRFYTNFLCCLLLCAGAFFQAAAQETPKEEDFFQIKKVRVPEGILLEVGGLTTLPNGNLGISTRRGDVYIVENPTSNTPYFRKFASGLHEILGLAWKDGDLYCVQRGELTRLADTDMDGKADLYETVYAWPLTGNYHEYSYGPAIAPDGSFYVTTNVGFWGEQWWRGDSRVPWRGWTMRIAPDGTMQPWAAGMRSPAGLGFIGDELFYTENQGDWIGSGGLWHLRKGDFTGNPAGLKWAHLPESPVKLTYKEFTSKIDIREDKRPDGGYIKPENIQNEQDYLTAQGVQKFFPSLRLPAVWLPHGILGISNSQPIKIPEGHFGPFEGQILVGDQGMSMISRVFLEKVNGEYQGAAFAFRSGFRSGVLRLSWAPDGSLFAGETNRGWGSAGDANEGLERLVWNGKTPFEMKAVRAMPDGFEIEFTMPADPVSAGDLASYSVASHTYKYHPVYGSPPVAQETCKVTGVKLSEDGLKARIVVENLRPHFVHTISLDGVREKEHYYSLVHPTAYYTLHSIPEGKKLTAAEVSTRDSSIPEVAAAPVSEPEKGSGPQSVGQNDAKAVSTKETSAAPSKKTTTAPAINPKEIKGLLAKYTCIACHNADKRQVGPAYKDIAARKYSNEEIVELIHNPKPQNWPDYATEMPPMAHVPKAEALKIAAYINSLAK
- a CDS encoding alpha/beta hydrolase, whose product is MNYRMLFLMIAGITAYFNAAAQEREIIHLWKDVPGETGPKKPHELSDDTSRDVTRISRVSDPVLHVYRPAPGKNRGAGIIVCPGGGYSILAIDLEGHEVAAWLADLGFTAFVLEYRVPKKPLNALQDFQRAVRVVRSRAEEWGIQSGKVGAIGFSAGGDLVARGSSFHEKKLYPPQDKADSLTAKPSFSLLIYPAYLDKGENRSITPDLEIGSDYPPVFLFATADDSHGNSTLVMAGALRDAKVPAEQHLYTEGGHGYGLRPGNPAADAWPGLAAKWLSQLGL
- a CDS encoding M14 family metallopeptidase, with the protein product MKILSFLLLLVLAGCFSGCRQEERETVYRPGTDLLEQAYTTFREESLSERRFKHQNIEPLIRKRMEGSSFRVEELGKSVEQRAIYQLTYGKGPVKVMLWSQMHGDESTATMALFDLFNFLEGRNDDFDTLRSLLAENTTLFFIPMLNPDGAEAFKRRNAYGFDINRDAARTASPEARILKQARDNVIPDFGFNLHDQSIYYNVKGTPKPATISVLAPAFDEEVNMNEVRKSAMKVIVGMNELLQQYIPGGVGKYDDSFYPTAFGDNFQKWGTSTILIESGGYNDDPEKQFIRKLNFMVILKALTDIATGAYQDYGETRYFDIPDNDNQLTDLLIRHLQVQRDSAAYLTDISIKQGNSSVTRDASFIEDLGDLSVLYGYEELDAEGFQWQAGKLYEQTYASAAEINQEEALSLLRKGYSAVRVASPGGEAKELPLIILYEKAYKPSRPQIGEKGTFFISKNGRPHYAVVRGKLIKL
- a CDS encoding winged helix-turn-helix transcriptional regulator encodes the protein MRKDSSTNTLNEKRINASCGMAYSLKIVGGRWKPAILCRIAYGTMRYSELKKSIEGISERMLVNQLRELENDLVIERIVYAEVPPRVEYRLTALGETMKPMLAAMSDWGNLHRNYLSED
- a CDS encoding Gfo/Idh/MocA family protein, yielding MAVSAAGFMILPRHVLGGKGFLAPSDKVTVGIIGAGGKGRQNTGSLLQLNDVQVTSIADPAPYWDLKDFYYKSKAGRGPVKKMIEDHYQAQNSSYRISEYLDFREMLEKESSLDAVVCSTPDNTHAYVSLKAMRAGKHVYCEKPLTHNIWEARKVKEVAKETGLATQMGNSLHSGEGIRQTVEYLRDGAIGKVEEAHTWVPAQRWNPGLSGIPASPVQSGEDIGWDLWLGPTPFMPLHPEYVPVTWRDFWALGCGALGDFGCHDLDASVWAFNLHTPKSVQVFPAGYSDEHIAPYGETGYYYFEKNGDQPDFKQVWYSGGLQPPRPELLPKDVEMPHRGSLFIGKKGIIVTGAGGSNPQIYPEKRRERYNPPKPEIPRSNGHFRDWIDAIKGGPAASANFIYGARLTELTLLGVLSLRLGGKKIHWDGPDMKAIGLPEADKYLREPVRKGWEMI